The following nucleotide sequence is from Pygocentrus nattereri isolate fPygNat1 chromosome 25, fPygNat1.pri, whole genome shotgun sequence.
AAATGCAGTGCTACAGTTAGTGTAGTATGTAACAGATAACTAAGCGATGGATAAGCGAGGAAGATAATaatgattaatgaaatgtattatCATTTTTTACAGGATAAACATGCAGTGCTGGACATCACACCCAACGCAGTGGACCGATTGAACTATGCACAGTGGTACCCCATCGTTGTGTTCCTGAACCCAGACAGCAAGCAGGGTGTGAAAAACATGAGGACCAGACTGTGCCCTGAGTCCAGGAAGAGTGCAAGGAAACTGTACGAGCGAGCACTCAAACTGAGGAAAAACAATCACCACCTCTTTACTGGTGAGAACAGAATAAATGTGTGCGAAAGACAAGCGACAGTGTGATGAGTGAATGTAGGACTGTATGTGTGGGTGTAATAGTGTATATATGACAGATAGAGGAGCTCCTGAGAGAGCAGACACATCTCCTTATGGTTATTTTCAGCACTCATATTCCACAAATGCACATACAAGGTTgcggcacacacacacacacacacataatggCATAAACAACTTTTACAAGTTTCATGTGATGCCTGTGAGTCCTTGGGGAATGAAATTGACCTGCTGGACAGTTGGGTCAAGCGTGCCAAGCAACACATGTGGCAATATGTGGCTAATGGTTCAAAAAGATTCAACTCAAGGTCTCTCTGTGCGCTAGAGGAAGTGTAAATGATGTTCATCCCTCTGGAGAGGTGGGGCTGTCATGGACTACAGGAAGAGATTTATATATTAGGAATTGGATTTTCAATAAACGTCACATGCTTAAAAGTAACTAATGCAGTTGTTGAGAAAATGTTCACTTTCAATTTGTTCTCAgtagtatattatttatatttttatcttatttatgCATATATCTCAtagctgtcagaacaaaatcttgtttcTCCATTCTTGttgtgacattatttgaaaataccagctgccctttacattgtgtgaaaaaatTAAAGATCACTGGACCAGTAGAGGTGCTctgaaatgacttggaataaaacatctttaaattAACATACACTGAAAGTCTTTTTAAAACAGACATATTGTTTAGTCAGATATATTTGGGAACAGATTGTTTAAGTGCATTAATGTGAGTAGTCTAGCACCCTTCTACCTGATAATTGGTCCATAGTTTTGTGCTAAATGGAGTAGAACAACTTGAAGTCAGTCAACGTGTTgaataaagagaagaaacaCTTCAGAACAGTCATAGTCATTTTAAATACGTGCTGTTCTGGACACTGATTAAACCATCTTAGGCTTGTGAACTAAGAACAGCTGCTTTCTTCAGTTGATGGGATGTGTGATCTTTAAACAAGACTTAAACAAAAGCTATCTGATTTATTAGTGGGAAAACAGTTGTCTCAGTTTAGGGTGGCAAGTCATTTATTGGTGTGTTCACTTTTGAAATGCTGGTCCTTAGCAAATGAATGGTTGTTATTGCCAGTCTCTAAAAATGTTCCACTAAAGCTCTTGCAAATGAACATTTCAGTATTGGAGATTCATTGCAACAGTTGATTGTTGTTGGCTGAcgtctctctcttcctatcCCCTGATACAGCCACCATAAACATGAATAACATGAATGAGGGCTGGTACGGAGCGCTGAAGGATACcatccagcagcagcagaaccAGCTGGTCTGGGTTTCAGAGGGCAAGGTGAGGCTTCTGTCACAGTTTTTTGTGTCTTTCTCTGTAATTTGTCTTCATAATTGTATCTCACTGTTTTGCCTTTTATTTTCATCCTATCctgctctcttttttcttctctctatcTTCCAGGCGGACGGTACTCCTGAGGATGATCTGGATCTTCATGATGATCGTCTATCCTACTTGTCTGCTCCAGGCAGTGAGTACAGCATGTACAGCACAGACAGCCGCCACACGTCTGACTATGAGGACACGGACACAGAGGGCGGTGCCTACACCGACCAGGAGCTGGACGAAACATTGAATGATGATGCAGGACCACCGTGCGAGCCAGCCATCACCCGCTCGTCCGAGCCCGTCCGCGAGGAGCCACCCGTCATCCAGCAACCACCCGGCTACCCCGTCTACCGGTCAGATGCACTGAGCCGAATCGAGCCGGCTGGCTTCAAGGCCCCCGCGCCGCAGCAGGTAGCGTTTCTTAGAGCCGCGCACCTCCCCTGCTGCCTGGAGGCTATGATGTGCTTCAGGAAAGGGTTATGGAGGCGCTTCTGAATCTAAAAAAGGGGGTCTTTTCAAACAATATCACTGCAATACCCTACATTATGGCGACCAAGTACAAATTGTTGCCACATAttcattgtgtatgtgtgcacgtgtgcgtgtgtgtgtgtgtttgcgtgttgttttttgtcatttttggaaACGAAAAAGATACGGCTCAGCTGTTTAAGCCCCACCCAAAGTAACTGTGAACTCTCGTCCTGGTGTGACTCTCTTAGTTTTTCTCATCAACGTTCTCACCTATGGTGAAGTGAAGCGCCGTTGTGTTTAGCTGTTAGCTATGTCCCTCACCCCTGTCAATCAAACTGATGATGTCATTACTGGAAAGCTTAATATGCATGACTGAATTATCAGTGTTAAACATATACCATGTATGTATTTATCTATCTGGGTCTAATAGTGATATCCAAAGTGTCTTCTCTGATGTGCTACCGAAGGAGGGTAAAGGCCAAAATGTTGTACCATATCCTAgaattaaatacaaaacagtATATATTACCATCAGAAGCTTGTCCAGTTGTAGATTCTTGCATGATATTGGTTCCGAATCCCTTTGGTAAGCAGTAACACAACACCTTCCATTTTGATAAAGATTCATGTACACTTGCTTGTTAGTGAGGCTTAGAGAAGGGCAGAAGAGCATGAGGATTAGATTAGGGCTGTACCATTTAGTTAACCGACGATGTTGATTTTGGATAAACATTGTGTCGATGTGGTGTTTACGTAAAAAAGAAGTTCCGTTCGTTATGAAAGAAGAAATTATTCATACACAGTCAGAACCATGGTGACACTATGACAGGTGCATAAGGCATAATGGGTAATAAATAAACTTATAATAATTGTTAGTCGCAGCcctaatgatgatggtgatgatgatgatgttgaagGTGCAGTTCAGGTGCAGTGGCGAGGTTTGTGAGCACGTTGTATTAAACATTTCTGACCACCTTCACAGAAAGCAGAGGCTGCTCTTCCTGAGCCGCTGACTGAGACAGCGCCCCCTGGTGCCCACCTTAATGTAGCACTTCTGAGTGGTGCCACGGAGGGCCCAGCCGCCCCCCCACAGGGCAACCTAGCTCAGCCCCCAGCTCCTGAGCCCCTCCAAACCGGACAGCCCGGGTCAGAGCCCAAGGTACCGCACTATCTGCCCGGCGACGGATTTGGGCCGACCTGGTTACGGCCCAAGCTTGGtgccctttttctctttctgacttctGCCCTGCCTGTGTGCTGCCTCTTCCTTCTGCATGTACGCTGTCAGCATTGTGCCTccctgcaagtgtgtgtgtagggctgggcgatatagcTAAAAATCttaccacatttttttttttgcatctcaTTTCATAGCAGTATAATTATTCGGAGCTCATTATGtttcatttaatatattaatacgATTTTAACCCTTACAAACTGAATTGAATTACTGACTACTCTCATTTGGTTGCTGGTTGAAGCTGGTTGGTACTATTGTGAGTGAATGACTAGACATCTCTCCATCTGAGTGAGTAAAAGGCATACATCGCCACCTAGTGTACCTTAGAAGCAATTGTTTAAGCTTTCTCTGCTAATAGTAGACCAAGGAATGTAACAGATAGTTtaggaagaaaaatgtagagTATGTCAtcagttttggaaaaaaaaaagtttgataatTATCGTTAGCGTTTTTATCGCccaggcctgtgtgtgtgtgtgtgtgtgtttgggtctGTTTCTGTATGTTGGATTATATGTATTGTCAGTTTGTAACCAGCAGTGGATGAGGCAGGGCCCTCTGCTTATTGAAAGCAAAGGGAGGGAACTATGATCTTCCTGCTGCTGCTTGCACTCTTGCATGGCTCTAAATCGCCTGGGTTTGTTTCTACTTTAATCTGTGTTGTTGTTGAAGTAGAAATATTAGCAGTATTTATAAATGGGTTTATTTAATACTTCATCTGATTATGTTATTTAGGTTCATATTTTTCCCCCTCTGTTATTGACTTTGAAAGGTAGCCTTGTTGATTTCCCATGTGTTAGCACTGTAAACTGGCTGACAGGATCGATATCCGTACTGAAAGGCTACTtctcaaaatgttttatatctAGCCTGAAGTGAAACCTTGCCTCAGTATCAGCTGAGTAGTTTTTGTTGCagtgaatttttttattatttatggcTATTTTTATGTCCCCCCAGATATTTGTTTGCTTTATGTGTATAGTGTTGTGAACAGTTTCGTATTTCTCATATGTAAACCTCTCTTTAAACTTCCATCTTAATGATGGTTGCTTCTGGTTTGACCTGTCCATTAACGGCCCCCTCTGAGTTTCCTCTATTGCAGGTCTTTCCTCTGACTCTAAGCTTCAGCCTTCAGCCATTAATGTGTATTAATCATCTCTGGTTTCTGCCATGTCTAAGTCAAATCCATTGATTGGtaaattttacacattttctgtACCTTTTGTAATGACTTAAACAAGTTTGTCTCCTGTTGTCTTTATCTGGCAGATGTACCAGAAAGAGATTTACAGTGTGGATGAGCAAGTACGCGTCAGTCCTGGACTGAAGCAGCCTGCCTATAACTCCCAGCAACCCCTTTATCAGGAAGAACAGCCATACAGAGATTATGATCACCAGCCCTACCGCTATGACAGCGCCTATGTGGACCCAAAGGCTCATAACTTTGACTCTCACTTGCAGTATGACAGTCGTTTGCCTCCCTATGAAGAGCAGTGGTCTCCATATGACCACCAGGGGGAAGCACCCCAGCACTATGACCCCCGCCTAAACTACCAGGATGGGCCAGATCGTGACTACAGCCCACCTCAGTCCCACTACGACACAGGCTACGACACGGGACGACCCCGTTATGGAAAGCCCGGACCAGCTCGTTTCGATGAACCCCCTCCCCCAGCCACAGGTGGCTTTGATGGAAGTTCACGTTATGACCATGAACCCCACCCCCTACCTTCAACCGTGTCCCGCTCCCCTGAACCCCCAAAACAGCAGTATTATGAGCCTCCACCTGCAAGGTCTGCCCATGGCCAGCCATCACAGAGGGGTTATATGAACTCAGATGTCCCCCCACCACCTCCCAAACCCGAGTCCCTCCCATCACCACCAGACACAGCTGTCACCACAGCAACCTCTAAGACCCTCCCTCCTCCCCCACCAGAGACGGAGGAAGACCCAGCAATGAAGCCACAGTCAGTGCTGACCCGAGTGAAGATGTTTGAGAACAAGCGTTCAGTGTCTATGGACCGGGCCAGAGAGTCTGCCGACTCCACAATAAGGGTGAGTTATTTAGTGTTGCATGCAAGTAGTGTTGGATCAAtacaaaagttttgtttttggtaCTGTTAGTAGCGATACATCAGTAACAAATTAAGAGCCTCAATTCCAATAGTTTAATGGTATCATGATCTATTCCGCCACTCTTACCACACACCCCTTCCTGCCCAAAATATGTAAAGGAGATTAGAAGAATACTTATATTTAAATAAGGAAGATCCTTTATTACTTTGTGTGTAGCATGGGTTGTCTTAATTAACTACATTCAATTTAATATGAATACTATTTCTGAGTTTAAAATTAGCTAGCTATATTGTTGCAATATTAATTATCAAAACTTCTGTCGTGCGGTTAAGCTAGCTACTATAGCTAGTGCTGTATAGCTTTAGTGGCCTGTATAAAAAGCACTAGTACAGGATAAATCAAAATATAACAAAGCATCTCAAAAAATCACCAAATACCTAAACAATCCCTAAAGCTAGTTCTCTAACACCAATTTAATGCTAGCTAGTGTAATAACAGGCTAACCCTAACTTTAGCTGTTTCAGTCTGAAAGTAATGTGAGAGTGGCTATATgttatatacaaacacaaattcAGCACATTCACTGCGTGAAAAAGTGTTTCTGTGATTCTCATGAGGCATAGAATTTGTACAACTTGTTTTGGGAAACGTTTTGACTGCAGAATTCTTTACAACCAAATAAACAGATTATcaacactctcactctctctctctcactacccTCCACCcaaccaccccacccccccaccccaccccagcCAGCAGACATGGTTCCTAAACCAGGTGCAGCATCCGTGCCCAAAGCCAACTCTTTGAGTAACCTCGACCAAGAGAAGACCTTCAGGTAAAGAACAGTGGTAGCTTCAAAGATGCCAAATTATGTTGCACATACATCAATTCATATTTGTAGCAGCCAAATTGTAGCACATGACACAAAACATCATGTTGACATCATACCTGTCTAAACCCACTTATCCAGTTAACAAATACAGAATATATCTGAACCTTTTCGCTTTGTGTAAGCACCTTCTAATCTGATGGTAATTACTACCTCACCTCAAAGGTAGTTTCACTGGGGAAAAAAGCTGCTTTTGAGTGCAGTTTTTATAGAGCTTCACcttgtggttttatgtaatgTCACGCCTTAGCTCTCAACACTGGTGTTGAATTAGACCTTTCTACACCTGCAGCCACAGAACTGTAGCCATACATTAGCAGCTGTTGATGTGCCTCCAGTGTTTTATTGATCAAATTTTAGCTATAGGAATTAGTTTGTAGAGGTTACTTTGTGTATGCATTCTGTAAATGTGTTGCTGTGCTTTCTGTATAACTAATCTCACTCTTCCTTTTCTCaaaaacacccccacaaacatgcacaccTACAAACACATAGAGCGCCTGAGCCCCAGCAGCCGCAGTCAAAAGCTGATGACATTGTTCGCGCTAACCACTATGAtcctgatgaagatgaagagtaCTACAGGAAGCAGCTGTCCTACTTTGATCGCCGGAGCTTTGACAGCAAGCCCTCTACACAGCCACAGCCTGCCAACAAACCAGCACAACCACAGGCCCAGCCAGGGACCAACTATCCTAGGTAACACACATAGGCGGAGACTACTGCTGACCATGCATACAGTTAACTACACTTATACATAGTATTAACTGTACTGTTAACTGCAATTATATTAACTGTTGACTAGAAGAAATATACAATTGATCTTCTGATGAGCTAGCACAGCCAGAGGACATGCCACATGTATACACAAATATATCGGTGAATCATTCTTAAAATTTGAGTGTGCCAAAAATTCTGACATATGTCTCTCATGTAAACTGTTTCATTAcctaaatgctttttttaaatctacAGTTTATCTCATTAAGTAAAAGGGGTCCACAGCTTTGGTGTGGCTTTTTTCAAAGGTAGCGTCAAGTTAATATAATAGCAAAGGATAATCAGTTGTATTTGTACTGCCCCTACAGCTTAAATGTGTCACAGATAACCTAACTTACACTGATCTTACCCCAACGATTAGTTTTAATATTTCCCCCCAAATGGTAAATCGTACTGCTATTGCTGAATATTTCATTTGGAAAGACTTGCTCATATTTGAGCGCACATGCTGATCAAGAATCCGTTTTTGCTTTATGCACAGGGtagtaattttttaaataattgtgtgtgtgatttgctatatttttattacatattgCTATGTATTTTTAGGGTGGACTCAGTGGACAAGGTCAGCCCTGTTCCCCAGGTAACCCCAGCTGCCACTTCTCCAGCTCCACCCCCTACTCTGCCCAAACCTGCTGGTAAGTGTTGCACATTAATCTCTGTATgagtgcagtgttaaagttagAACCAACATTTATTATCAAGGCACAAGCCACAAGGTTTTCACAGACTTCTAATGTTCTTTTAATAAAGTGTGCATTCTTTACAATGCTCAGTTATAAAGTAATAAAGCATTCCTTACAATACCCAGTTGCAGGCACTGATATAAAGTGGTGTCACATAATTTTGTGGTTTGTGGACTGTCCTGAAATATTTGCAACTATTAATCTGCAGTTTATATTGATTATTTTGTCTCGTAATTTATAAGACTGTATTTGTTGCTGTGCTTTCTGCATTGCTGATCTCACTGattttctcccccctctctctctctctctctctctctctctctctctctctctctagcagcGACACCTCCTCCAGACCCTCACGGCTCTCCCAAAGTGAAGCCCCCTGGTCGTGAGGACACAGTGCAGACCACATTCCTTCCCCAGAAAAGCTTTCCTGAGAAATCACCTGTCAATGGCACTGGTGACCCCCCGAAAACCGCTGGTGCACCTCCCCCCTCCTCCTATAACCGCTATGTCCCCAAACCCTATACAGCCTCTGCTAGGCCCTTTGAGCGCAAATTTGACAGTCCCAAATTTAACCACAACCTCCTGCCTAACGACACACAGGCCAAAGCCCCGGCTAAAACGCAGCAACCACAGGCTCCAGATCAGGACAGCGGCCTGGACACCTTCACCCGAACCACAGAGCACCGGCCCAAGTACCTGCAGAATAACATCAATGCCGTGCCCAAGGCCATCCCTGTCAGGTTAGAGACacaatgtgtgtgagagagaacaTGAGTTGTCATTGTAAGGCCAAGCAAATGTAACTACtacttaaaaaatacaaaactgatttgcttttttgtctgattctgaaatcatttacatttacattttacatttagctTAAGattctgtcagtttcttgtaaTTGAACCATAGTAGTATTTTTTGTCTAAAATTATGCAAAGGAGTGTGTTAAATAAGGATTCAATAATTATAAGATACATTATAATGATCGAGTTGTTGACTTCGTACTACCTAGATTTGCTTCTTCCTTCACTTGTAAATTGTCTAGGAAGCTCTTGTAAGTTAGTACTTATGTTCTGTTCCGCAGCAGGGGATAACACATTTTACTGAATTCTGTAGACCCTTGAATCTCAGGAGGACCTGACAGCTCTGCTCTACTATGTTGTCATCGTATTTGTGCTGGGTGCTTTGATCCCTTTATCAGAAAGAAATGATCACTATGTGTACTGTTTTATCTAAACCTGCTCTTTATATGTCAGCCCAAGTGCTCTggaggatgatgaagatgatgacatCCACACGGTGGTGGCCACAGCGCGTGGCATCTTCAACTGTAACGGCGGGGTCCTAAGCTCCATAGAAACAGGTGTCAGCATCATTATCCCTCAGGGGGCCATCCCCGACGGTGTGGAACAGGAGATCTACTTCAAAGTGTGTCGAGACAACAGCATCCTGCCACCCCTCGACAAGGAAAAAGGTCAGTAAATACACTTAGCTACGACCTAAAAGGGCCTACTACATACTACAAAGACAGTGAAACATGACATAATGAGATCATATAACAAATACTCTTTTTATATACGCATGTGTGTGCATCTACAGGAGAAACCCTGTTGAGTCCGCTGGTGATGTGTGGTCCACACGGTCTGAAGTTTCTGAAGCCTGTGGAGCTGCGCTTACCTCACTGTGCGTCTATGACTCCTGATGGTTGGTCTTTTGCTCTAAAATCCTCCGACTCCTCGTCGGGTACGCTGCCCTCTAATCTCTGTGCTTTTGGGGCTCTACAGGGTTGGCTCTGTGGCAAATGCAGACATTGGGCTTTATGggggaaatctttttcttcaCTGTGCACAGGTTATTTCTGATCCATGCAAGTGCTCACAAACTCATTGGTTCATTTGCACTCATTCACTCAGGGGGTTCTTTATATTCATTCTCTTGCTGGTGGCTAATTAAGCATGATCTAAAGGCTCCTTGTTTTTCTGCGCTTTGCTTTGGATATGCTGgactttccctctttttctcctaaAGGTTTTGTGTGTTCAGTGCAAAAACAATCATATTTATTGCTCACAAATCAgtagatatattttttttatctttattcattTGATTACTCATTTAAAGTCAGCTTTGTCATGTATTGACAAAGCCCAGCATTGAGTGAAGAATATCCTACATTGAACACAGAGCATCAGCAGACAACATATACAGACAATTACACAAAAAAGTACACAATTAAATTTACAGCCAATAGGTATATGACAGTAGAGACAAATCAGTAAACAGTGGATAGTCGTGAGGGGGGATCATGAGGTATTACTAGTGCACAACAATGGTAAATGTCCTTAGAAGGTAACAGTGTCAATAGTGCAGACAGAGTGTACAGAATAAAGTGTTCTCTAAATTTAAAGTGACCGGGAAATGTCATGTATCATGTGTTCAGTGAACAGGTAATGTAATCTATCATGTGTTAAGTGACCAACAGTAGACATAGTGCTGCAAGAGATGTGTTAGGTTGATGTAGTAGTGTGGCAGAATCAGGCAGATCATCAGGCAGATCTGTTCAGTGGTGTCATTGCCTGTGAGAAGTAACTTCATGGGTATTGAATAATTGGCTTGGATGCTCTATAGCCTACATTGAGATGATGGGGTTTGAACAGTACATGTGAGGGGTGAGAGGGATCCTTCCTGATACACATATAGAAAGACTTCTTAGAACATCAtgttgctgacacaggtgtaaCTGAGGCATGCAAGCCATGACTATAtgctcaaagcacttcatgagaactggggtgagtgcaacagggcgGGAGTTATGTCATTGGACAGAAACTTGCACCTGGTAGTTTCTGAAGATGCCTGTGAAGACATCAGGAAGCTGGTGGGCACACAACTAGGGATATCGTCAGGGCTAACACCTTTGTGTAGGTTCCACTTGAGCAGTGTTCTGCCACAATTTCTGCCACAATTAAAAAGAGCACCTGGCCACCAGAGTTCTGGGGTTCTTCAATGCTATCTTGGTGTTGGATgcttaaaaattaataatagaAGTTGTTCAGAGCATCTGGAAAAGCAATGTTCTTGGTGCACGTAAGGTGATTCTTCGTCCTATAGTCAGTGATTGAATACACTGCCACTTTTCAGTGCATAGAAGGCCTGGCTTTCCTGGTGGTAGTGGTGAGGTTGGTCTTTGCTGCCCTGAGCACATTCTGTTAGCTGATCTGGACACATTATAGGCTTTGGGTTAGGAACTACCCTCACTGAGCAGCAAGACCATCTTGGTTGGGTTGTATAGTAACAGTTCAGATGATCGTTGCATCATCTATTTACTTACTCATGTAGCCAGGGACATGTTACAAGGGGAtttctcttcctttccttctctctcactctacctctCACATGCTCATACACTCCTTCTCTTCTTACCTCTCTCAATCACAACCACTACATATCTCTTACTGACATCCCTGTGGATTAGCAGCTAATTGCCCCTCATTTAGAAACATGCAGAGAAAAAAGGCCGGAGGAGAAATGAGGCATCCATTTCTTGTGTTGTCCTGCTTCTTTGGGAGAGGATTACCAGTCGATGCCTCTAATCCCTCTATTGTAACTCAAGACGGTTTTCTAGCTTCAACTTCAACTTCTCCTCACGACCCCAGTGCTCTAACACCACTCTCCCTTCACAAATCTGAATGGACAAGCTCAACCCAACTGGGAATGCTAACTGAACACTCACTTTCACAGAGGCTCTGTAGCCCTTATGGAGGAAACCTGCTTCAGTCATTATGAATTTGGAATTGATTAGTACCTTATCATTCCCTTTAACCTTTTTACCAAGATGCTTTCTTATTAACAGGGTTTGCGATTTTTAGCAGTACAAAAGTTAAAAATCAATTCCCCCTTGTAACAGAAAGCACAAGTCATGGGAGAGAAGGTGAGAAAGGGAAGAATCAGTATATCCTGATTAATACACTGCTCATCTAAAGTCTGGCGACACctattttttttatgcttttaataCAAAGGAGCTTGTTTCCGTTTTTGGTTTGTAAATTATTAAAGACTAGCCAGGTTTATTTTAAGCCGTCACATGTCACTTTCTTCATATGAAGAGTCACTTTTTTCTTGCATTACTGACTGTTCATACAAAAAAAGTGCTCAGCATTTATTGCTACAAGGATCATTTTCAGTGACCATGCAGtttaaggttgttttttttgtagctaATTATACACAGATATTTATTGtgatatttagttattgagtaccaacaaagaaaacatgctcatgtgtattaaagaaatgtaaaaagtcTAGGTGTCCTCAAAAGCTAGTTATTGATTTTTAAGGAAATATTTCAGATATCAAGTAAGAAACTACATATGTGATTGACTCGGCCACTATTTGCTTTATTCTGGGCTATAAGAGATTGTTTTGTCcttaatttttctttcatttttattcgtGTTGTTGTGGAAACTTGGTAGCACCAAAACAGCAGATGGGGTCTCATCACTGAACACGAACAGATCTGTTTTTGTAGTTCCCAAGGCTATAAAAGAAAAGGCAAGGAGAGTTAAATTTTAATGCAATGCTTCAAAGTCTCTCAAATGGATTTTAAATGGTTTTCTTGTGACAAACTCTGGATGAATATCTGTGTGAGATTATATCTGTGATCTAAGAAGCTTGTATCGTTTTCTAAACAGTCTGAAGGGAATGAGTGTGTTCCACTGAAATTACTCCGTTATATTTTAAGTGTCCGTTAAATCCACTCCAGCTTGAAACGCTTCAGTTCACCACAAGTTTTGGATGGGGGAATCTCATAGGACTTCATTGAAAtaagattttgtttttatgttcagTTGTAAAGTATTACCCACagtattgttcatttttctttttctgtgctctctctctctcctttttttctctctatccaGGTGACCCCAAGAATTGGCAGAACAAATCTCTCCCTGGAGATCCAAACTACCTGGTAGGAGCCAACTGTGTGTCCGTGCTTATCGACCACTTCTGAGGAGTCTGTTACTGAATGTGAATGCCaggacaaaagaaagaaaacactctttccctctccaaactacacatgtgcacacacacacacacactgccgtTAGGGAGGGGACGTTTTGGCAGTGATAAATGAAGGATGACTGCGCTTTGATTCTGTTTACTGTACCCATGGAGACTGGAGGGAGGATGACTTTCTCTGAAGTgctgttcttctttttcttcttcttgatc
It contains:
- the tjp1a gene encoding tight junction protein ZO-1 isoform X2, whose translation is MKYQKYITVMQMAMGVTASNKDNCLPPKRQLWVPPSSDAAATSSVAPPVVAVSQGKPSLRRIKGRIHRSKSLDSIDLLDCNSAAMEETVIWEQHTVTLHRAPGFGFGIAISGGRDNPHFQSGETSIVISDVLKGGPAEGLLQENDRVVMVNAVSMDNVEHAYAVQQLRKSGKNAKITIRRKRKVQIPVARLGDRETMSEREEDSEDDDYEGPGAGAGGASGGTSRRNDRSGSGGRRDHSASRERSTSPRSDRRSVASNIPPRPAKVTLVKSRKNEEYGLRLASHIFVKDISPESLAARDGNIQEGDVVLKINGTVTENLSLTDAKKLIERSKGKLKMVVQRDERATLLNIPDVDDSIPSGNSDRDDISEIHSLTSDHSLDRTRGSRSRSPDKRSEPSDISGQSPQQISNGSHRSRDEERISKPAAVSTPVKMVEDALLVPASEQGDKQIPPLPEPKPVYAQPGQPDVDLPVSPSDAPVPSPAHDDSILRPSMKLVKFRKGESVGLRLAGGNDVGIFVAGVLEDSPAAKEGLEEGDQILRVNNVDFANIIREEAVLFLLDLPRGEEVTILAQKKKDVYRRIVESDVGDSFYIRTHFEYEKESPYGLSFNKGEVFRVVDTLYNGKLGSWLAIRIGKKHQEVERGIIPNKNRAEQLSSVQYTLPKTPGGDRADFWRFRGLRSSKRNLRKSREDLSAQPVQTKFPAYERVVLREAGFLRPVVIFGPIADVAREKLAREVPDLFELAKTQHPGEGEKSEPRDAGTDQRSSGIIRLHTIKQIIDKDKHAVLDITPNAVDRLNYAQWYPIVVFLNPDSKQGVKNMRTRLCPESRKSARKLYERALKLRKNNHHLFTATINMNNMNEGWYGALKDTIQQQQNQLVWVSEGKADGTPEDDLDLHDDRLSYLSAPGSEYSMYSTDSRHTSDYEDTDTEGGAYTDQELDETLNDDAGPPCEPAITRSSEPVREEPPVIQQPPGYPVYRSDALSRIEPAGFKAPAPQQKAEAALPEPLTETAPPGAHLNVALLSGATEGPAAPPQGNLAQPPAPEPLQTGQPGSEPKMYQKEIYSVDEQVRVSPGLKQPAYNSQQPLYQEEQPYRDYDHQPYRYDSAYVDPKAHNFDSHLQYDSRLPPYEEQWSPYDHQGEAPQHYDPRLNYQDGPDRDYSPPQSHYDTGYDTGRPRYGKPGPARFDEPPPPATGGFDGSSRYDHEPHPLPSTVSRSPEPPKQQYYEPPPARSAHGQPSQRGYMNSDVPPPPPKPESLPSPPDTAVTTATSKTLPPPPPETEEDPAMKPQSVLTRVKMFENKRSVSMDRARESADSTIRPADMVPKPGAASVPKANSLSNLDQEKTFRAPEPQQPQSKADDIVRANHYDPDEDEEYYRKQLSYFDRRSFDSKPSTQPQPANKPAQPQAQPGTNYPRVDSVDKVSPVPQVTPAATSPAPPPTLPKPAATPPPDPHGSPKVKPPGREDTVQTTFLPQKSFPEKSPVNGTGDPPKTAGAPPPSSYNRYVPKPYTASARPFERKFDSPKFNHNLLPNDTQAKAPAKTQQPQAPDQDSGLDTFTRTTEHRPKYLQNNINAVPKAIPVSPSALEDDEDDDIHTVVATARGIFNCNGGVLSSIETGVSIIIPQGAIPDGVEQEIYFKVCRDNSILPPLDKEKGETLLSPLVMCGPHGLKFLKPVELRLPHCASMTPDGWSFALKSSDSSSGDPKNWQNKSLPGDPNYLVGANCVSVLIDHF